In Tachypleus tridentatus isolate NWPU-2018 chromosome 7, ASM421037v1, whole genome shotgun sequence, a genomic segment contains:
- the LOC143255568 gene encoding uncharacterized protein LOC143255568 isoform X3 encodes MIRRSPGTVGVASPGSSHNITGSTAGSADWAPPDEQAYMEKLNQLAKYKEPLRRMLARIHKDESRKKELIKLTNLLAILSDPNKRCPMETLLKCEHVLKRAELKEQALSTQNTVGSHSAVSSSSNPHPTSVSRLDGAGYSQTGLPEGTAPLIFGTAGPHRMQNVMVSTPRGLEHLGPQQSVKLKIITGRWDNSGKPVGERSFHVDLPLGSINKDSVLSKVRELLPRAELYTSSGAPIPDKVLNKGSWLRATQLGNVFALEPNIPVRKRLHEHQIDEDASNCFKKNCGVEHKTSQDLSSLIKDTFECRICLRSPMSPPAAFQSCCQIILGCMACAHSFYGGNKEKCCPHCQKKSGSSYLLQVKGLDDFLNKTGHLEDIN; translated from the exons ATGATTCGAAGATCTCCAGGGACAGTCGGGGTGGCCTCTCCTGGTAGCTCTCATAATATAACAG GTTCAACTGCTGGCTCTGCTGATTGGGCTCCACCAGATGAGCAAGCATACATGGAAAAGTTAAACCAGCTGGCCAAGTACAAGGAACCTTTAAGAAGGATGCTTGCTCGCATTCACAAGGATGAAA GTCGGAAGAAGGAACTGATTAAGTTGACAAATCTTCTTGCTATTTTATCTGATCCAAACAAGAG GTGCCCAATGGAAACTCTTctaaagtgtgagcatgttttaAAGAGAGCTGAGTTAAAAGAACAAGCA TTGTCAACTCAGAATACAGTAGGAAGTCATTCTGCTGTTTCTTCATCCTCGAATCCCCATCCTACCAGTGTGTCAAG GTTAGATGGTGCAGGGTATTCTCAAACAGGACTTCCAGAAGGGACTGCCCCTCTCATCTTTGGGACAGCTGGCCCCCACCGTATGCAGAATGTAATGGTCTCAACTCCTAGAG GTCTTGAGCACCTTGGCCCACAACAGTCagtgaaactaaaaattataacAGGCCGTTGGGATAACTCTGGAAAACCAGTAGGTGAACGGTCTTTTCATGTTGACTTGCCACTTGGGAGTATTAATAAAGACAGTGTGCTAAGTAAAGTACGTGAACTGCTACCACGGGCAGAGCTTTATACTTCTTCAGGAGCACCTATACctgataaagttttaaataaag gAAGTTGGTTGCGAGCAACACAGTTAGGAAATGTATTTGCCTTGGAACCAAACATACCTGTTCGAAAAAGACTGCATGAACATCAAATAGATGAAGATGCCAgcaactgttttaaaaaaaactgtggtGTTGAACATAAGACTTCTCAGGATCTTAGTAGCCTCATTAAAGACACTTTTGAATGTAGGATTTGTTTAAGGTCCCCCATGTCACCTCCAGCAGCTTTTCAGTCATGCTGTCAGATTATTCTTGGGTGTATGGCTTGTGCTCACTCTTTTTATGgaggaaataaagaaaaatgttgtcCTCACTGTCAAAAGAAAAGTGGCAGTTCCTATCTGCTTCAAGTGAAAGGACTTGATGACTTCCTCAACAAAACTGGACACTTGGAAGACATTAATTAG
- the LOC143255568 gene encoding uncharacterized protein LOC143255568 isoform X1, translating into MAGSNCDRSWRNETFRQNVGTRIFQSVTSTTGLGPNIASSTVSSMIRRSPGTVGVASPGSSHNITGSTAGSADWAPPDEQAYMEKLNQLAKYKEPLRRMLARIHKDESRKKELIKLTNLLAILSDPNKRCPMETLLKCEHVLKRAELKEQALSTQNTVGSHSAVSSSSNPHPTSVSRLDGAGYSQTGLPEGTAPLIFGTAGPHRMQNVMVSTPRGLEHLGPQQSVKLKIITGRWDNSGKPVGERSFHVDLPLGSINKDSVLSKVRELLPRAELYTSSGAPIPDKVLNKGSWLRATQLGNVFALEPNIPVRKRLHEHQIDEDASNCFKKNCGVEHKTSQDLSSLIKDTFECRICLRSPMSPPAAFQSCCQIILGCMACAHSFYGGNKEKCCPHCQKKSGSSYLLQVKGLDDFLNKTGHLEDIN; encoded by the exons ATGGCAGGAAGTAATTGTGATCGAAGTTGGCGGAATGAAACATTTCGTCAGAATGTTGGAACCAGAAT TTTTCAGTCAGTAACATCAACCACAGGTCTTGGTCCAAACATAGCCTCATCTACTGTCAGCAGTATGATTCGAAGATCTCCAGGGACAGTCGGGGTGGCCTCTCCTGGTAGCTCTCATAATATAACAG GTTCAACTGCTGGCTCTGCTGATTGGGCTCCACCAGATGAGCAAGCATACATGGAAAAGTTAAACCAGCTGGCCAAGTACAAGGAACCTTTAAGAAGGATGCTTGCTCGCATTCACAAGGATGAAA GTCGGAAGAAGGAACTGATTAAGTTGACAAATCTTCTTGCTATTTTATCTGATCCAAACAAGAG GTGCCCAATGGAAACTCTTctaaagtgtgagcatgttttaAAGAGAGCTGAGTTAAAAGAACAAGCA TTGTCAACTCAGAATACAGTAGGAAGTCATTCTGCTGTTTCTTCATCCTCGAATCCCCATCCTACCAGTGTGTCAAG GTTAGATGGTGCAGGGTATTCTCAAACAGGACTTCCAGAAGGGACTGCCCCTCTCATCTTTGGGACAGCTGGCCCCCACCGTATGCAGAATGTAATGGTCTCAACTCCTAGAG GTCTTGAGCACCTTGGCCCACAACAGTCagtgaaactaaaaattataacAGGCCGTTGGGATAACTCTGGAAAACCAGTAGGTGAACGGTCTTTTCATGTTGACTTGCCACTTGGGAGTATTAATAAAGACAGTGTGCTAAGTAAAGTACGTGAACTGCTACCACGGGCAGAGCTTTATACTTCTTCAGGAGCACCTATACctgataaagttttaaataaag gAAGTTGGTTGCGAGCAACACAGTTAGGAAATGTATTTGCCTTGGAACCAAACATACCTGTTCGAAAAAGACTGCATGAACATCAAATAGATGAAGATGCCAgcaactgttttaaaaaaaactgtggtGTTGAACATAAGACTTCTCAGGATCTTAGTAGCCTCATTAAAGACACTTTTGAATGTAGGATTTGTTTAAGGTCCCCCATGTCACCTCCAGCAGCTTTTCAGTCATGCTGTCAGATTATTCTTGGGTGTATGGCTTGTGCTCACTCTTTTTATGgaggaaataaagaaaaatgttgtcCTCACTGTCAAAAGAAAAGTGGCAGTTCCTATCTGCTTCAAGTGAAAGGACTTGATGACTTCCTCAACAAAACTGGACACTTGGAAGACATTAATTAG
- the LOC143255568 gene encoding uncharacterized protein LOC143255568 isoform X2, translating into MALVSLCNLLNIWNTTGCIGLSFQSVTSTTGLGPNIASSTVSSMIRRSPGTVGVASPGSSHNITGSTAGSADWAPPDEQAYMEKLNQLAKYKEPLRRMLARIHKDESRKKELIKLTNLLAILSDPNKRCPMETLLKCEHVLKRAELKEQALSTQNTVGSHSAVSSSSNPHPTSVSRLDGAGYSQTGLPEGTAPLIFGTAGPHRMQNVMVSTPRGLEHLGPQQSVKLKIITGRWDNSGKPVGERSFHVDLPLGSINKDSVLSKVRELLPRAELYTSSGAPIPDKVLNKGSWLRATQLGNVFALEPNIPVRKRLHEHQIDEDASNCFKKNCGVEHKTSQDLSSLIKDTFECRICLRSPMSPPAAFQSCCQIILGCMACAHSFYGGNKEKCCPHCQKKSGSSYLLQVKGLDDFLNKTGHLEDIN; encoded by the exons ATGGCTCTGGTCTCTTTGTGCAATCTTCTGAATATTTGGAATACAACAGGATGCATAGGTTTGAG TTTTCAGTCAGTAACATCAACCACAGGTCTTGGTCCAAACATAGCCTCATCTACTGTCAGCAGTATGATTCGAAGATCTCCAGGGACAGTCGGGGTGGCCTCTCCTGGTAGCTCTCATAATATAACAG GTTCAACTGCTGGCTCTGCTGATTGGGCTCCACCAGATGAGCAAGCATACATGGAAAAGTTAAACCAGCTGGCCAAGTACAAGGAACCTTTAAGAAGGATGCTTGCTCGCATTCACAAGGATGAAA GTCGGAAGAAGGAACTGATTAAGTTGACAAATCTTCTTGCTATTTTATCTGATCCAAACAAGAG GTGCCCAATGGAAACTCTTctaaagtgtgagcatgttttaAAGAGAGCTGAGTTAAAAGAACAAGCA TTGTCAACTCAGAATACAGTAGGAAGTCATTCTGCTGTTTCTTCATCCTCGAATCCCCATCCTACCAGTGTGTCAAG GTTAGATGGTGCAGGGTATTCTCAAACAGGACTTCCAGAAGGGACTGCCCCTCTCATCTTTGGGACAGCTGGCCCCCACCGTATGCAGAATGTAATGGTCTCAACTCCTAGAG GTCTTGAGCACCTTGGCCCACAACAGTCagtgaaactaaaaattataacAGGCCGTTGGGATAACTCTGGAAAACCAGTAGGTGAACGGTCTTTTCATGTTGACTTGCCACTTGGGAGTATTAATAAAGACAGTGTGCTAAGTAAAGTACGTGAACTGCTACCACGGGCAGAGCTTTATACTTCTTCAGGAGCACCTATACctgataaagttttaaataaag gAAGTTGGTTGCGAGCAACACAGTTAGGAAATGTATTTGCCTTGGAACCAAACATACCTGTTCGAAAAAGACTGCATGAACATCAAATAGATGAAGATGCCAgcaactgttttaaaaaaaactgtggtGTTGAACATAAGACTTCTCAGGATCTTAGTAGCCTCATTAAAGACACTTTTGAATGTAGGATTTGTTTAAGGTCCCCCATGTCACCTCCAGCAGCTTTTCAGTCATGCTGTCAGATTATTCTTGGGTGTATGGCTTGTGCTCACTCTTTTTATGgaggaaataaagaaaaatgttgtcCTCACTGTCAAAAGAAAAGTGGCAGTTCCTATCTGCTTCAAGTGAAAGGACTTGATGACTTCCTCAACAAAACTGGACACTTGGAAGACATTAATTAG